One genomic segment of Planctomycetota bacterium includes these proteins:
- a CDS encoding zf-TFIIB domain-containing protein, whose product MRVLQCPACREPMIAVEYKDVEVDTCVLCGGVWLDGGELEALVGSAVPPKAQPDASLGAPDRDCPICVHKLIKDRYGSTEVVVDKCAHGDGIWLDKGELEQILAASAPAPQEAADHEAHGAAVLRKLFDARQPQPRTPEQ is encoded by the coding sequence GTGCGCGTGCTTCAGTGCCCCGCATGCCGCGAGCCGATGATCGCCGTCGAGTACAAGGACGTGGAGGTGGACACGTGCGTCCTCTGCGGGGGCGTGTGGCTCGATGGCGGGGAGCTCGAGGCCCTGGTCGGCTCGGCGGTGCCGCCGAAGGCGCAGCCCGACGCCTCGCTCGGGGCGCCCGACCGCGACTGCCCCATCTGCGTGCACAAGCTCATCAAGGACCGCTACGGCAGCACCGAGGTCGTGGTGGACAAGTGCGCCCACGGCGACGGCATCTGGCTGGACAAGGGCGAGCTCGAGCAGATTCTCGCCGCCTCGGCCCCCGCGCCCCAGGAGGCCGCCGACCACGAGGCGCACGGGGCCGCCGTCCTCAGGAAACTGTTCGACGCAAGACAGCCTCAGCCCCGTACCCCGGAGCAGTAG